A genomic window from Methanovulcanius yangii includes:
- a CDS encoding polysaccharide deacetylase family protein, with protein MEGCPKMIALACDTDDPVSRYGIDHFIRTSGIPVLPAGEPDEGVCIGYQAEGKGRFSIRIARNAAFEPDAGMITMDEREWPLFQTPADTHDAGSRCMAVFRSQERTYPCISGSPSGIFIGFDIFRLTGSLLTGSLETPEYGVSGSEDRSSPFVLPPLADLYEDILFRTILMGCGEISQPLVRKSCWPAGKRFAVCLTHDVDELAKTYQWITRPLRCMRRGNIHGVVNQMKSLSRKIDGDEPYWTFEAIMRKEKDLGVCSTYFFLKESGEKSLLRPHTWHLYGRCHSLRTPAIIGLMQTLSEGGHEVGVHGSTYSSTNPSLLESEKAELEELLGAPVAGIRQHRLNLTIPDTWVSQSGAGFSYDTSLGFTAAKGTGFRGGTCFPFHPQGPGGCLPILEIPLSLMDITLPDGKEGWDICKTMIDHVRTVGGVLTVLWHPAVFNSLEYPGTAELYWKIIETCMEEGAWVATGRDIASWWKAREETAVKCRYADDEVSISCSGSAAPPFDIYLPDNRSAELVSHNGTLSKTGEGHYILACRNLPDTMVVQLV; from the coding sequence ATGGAGGGATGTCCGAAAATGATCGCTCTCGCCTGTGATACCGACGATCCCGTCTCCCGTTATGGCATTGATCACTTCATTCGTACCAGCGGGATTCCGGTCCTCCCGGCCGGTGAACCGGACGAAGGTGTCTGCATCGGCTATCAGGCCGAAGGCAAGGGCCGGTTCTCCATCCGTATTGCCCGGAATGCAGCCTTTGAACCGGACGCCGGAATGATAACCATGGACGAACGGGAATGGCCTCTCTTCCAGACACCGGCGGATACCCATGACGCCGGGAGCCGGTGTATGGCAGTCTTCAGGTCGCAGGAACGGACCTATCCCTGCATTTCCGGTTCACCATCGGGCATATTCATCGGATTTGATATTTTCCGGCTGACCGGGTCTCTCCTGACGGGTTCACTGGAGACACCGGAGTATGGGGTTTCAGGGTCCGAAGACAGATCATCTCCCTTCGTATTGCCGCCCCTCGCTGATCTCTATGAAGATATTCTCTTCAGGACAATCCTGATGGGGTGCGGCGAAATCAGCCAGCCCCTCGTTCGGAAATCCTGCTGGCCTGCAGGGAAGAGGTTCGCCGTCTGCCTAACGCATGATGTCGATGAACTCGCCAAGACCTACCAGTGGATAACCCGCCCCCTCAGATGTATGAGAAGGGGGAACATTCATGGGGTAGTCAACCAGATGAAGTCCCTTTCCCGCAAGATCGACGGAGATGAACCCTATTGGACATTTGAGGCCATCATGCGAAAGGAGAAAGACCTCGGTGTGTGCTCGACATACTTTTTTCTGAAGGAATCCGGTGAAAAGAGCCTGCTTCGACCGCATACCTGGCATTTATACGGGCGGTGCCACTCCCTGCGCACACCGGCGATCATCGGACTTATGCAAACGCTCTCCGAAGGGGGCCATGAAGTCGGGGTGCATGGTTCTACATATTCCTCTACCAACCCGTCACTTCTCGAAAGCGAAAAGGCGGAATTGGAAGAACTTCTCGGCGCACCGGTGGCGGGAATACGCCAGCATCGCCTGAACCTGACAATACCGGACACATGGGTCTCCCAGTCAGGAGCCGGTTTTTCCTATGACACTTCGCTGGGCTTCACGGCAGCGAAGGGTACGGGATTTCGGGGGGGGACCTGTTTTCCCTTCCATCCCCAAGGGCCCGGGGGGTGTCTTCCGATTCTGGAGATCCCACTTTCACTCATGGATATCACCCTCCCTGACGGAAAAGAGGGATGGGATATCTGCAAAACGATGATAGACCATGTCAGGACGGTGGGCGGTGTCCTGACCGTACTATGGCACCCGGCGGTGTTTAACAGCCTGGAATACCCGGGAACCGCAGAATTGTACTGGAAGATTATTGAAACATGCATGGAGGAGGGTGCATGGGTGGCAACCGGGCGCGACATTGCATCCTGGTGGAAGGCTCGAGAGGAGACAGCCGTCAAATGCCGGTATGCGGATGATGAGGTTTCGATCTCCTGCAGCGGCAGCGCAGCACCTCCCTTCGACATATACCTGCCGGATAATCGGTCTGCAGAACTGGTATCGCACAATGGGACGCTGTCGAAAACGGGGGAGGGGCATTATATTCTCGCCTGCAGGAATCTGCCGGACACCATGGTGGTGCAACTGGTATGA
- a CDS encoding ATP-grasp domain-containing protein, whose translation MLLFAKHAPLYDYTPAFPDYATLVGLYDKSSLMRRAMNHHIPVPETFFVDGPDHLMEISGSLPYPLVVKPNRGRGGRGVLRVDHPDMIEESYASILRQYGPAILQECIPFTERYSAAVLTDKNFRIQRICIIQEIRTYPLRSGPGCYVRTVTNDEIRELTIEIMKALKIWGVTELDFIIDERDGRPKLLEINPRFWGSLQCAVSAGVDFPFLLYEIATDNEVSPSFEYQTGITGRNVVCNDLRHLLMVLRSRFPVAYKMKTMSEFVKFHRDDAYFIFSLDDPVPFLSIFEYYLLKMADRARLNVSEK comes from the coding sequence ATGCTTCTTTTTGCAAAGCATGCCCCCTTGTATGACTATACACCGGCATTTCCGGACTATGCAACACTCGTGGGACTCTATGATAAATCATCCCTTATGCGAAGGGCCATGAACCATCACATTCCGGTTCCAGAGACTTTTTTTGTCGACGGACCCGATCATCTCATGGAAATTTCAGGGAGTCTTCCCTATCCTCTGGTGGTAAAGCCAAACCGGGGGAGAGGCGGACGGGGAGTCCTACGGGTAGACCATCCCGATATGATTGAAGAGAGCTATGCATCCATCCTGCGTCAGTATGGCCCGGCCATTCTGCAGGAATGTATCCCGTTTACCGAGCGGTATTCTGCTGCGGTTTTGACCGATAAAAATTTCAGGATCCAGAGAATCTGCATTATACAGGAGATTCGGACCTATCCGCTCAGGAGCGGGCCGGGATGTTATGTAAGAACGGTCACGAACGATGAAATCAGGGAACTGACCATTGAGATCATGAAGGCCCTGAAGATCTGGGGGGTCACCGAACTCGATTTTATCATCGACGAACGTGATGGGAGACCGAAGTTGCTGGAGATAAATCCGCGATTCTGGGGTTCTCTTCAATGTGCCGTCTCCGCAGGAGTTGATTTTCCCTTTTTACTATATGAAATTGCCACTGACAACGAAGTGTCGCCTTCATTTGAGTATCAGACAGGAATCACCGGGAGAAATGTAGTCTGCAATGATCTCCGTCATCTGCTGATGGTCCTCAGAAGCAGGTTTCCGGTAGCGTACAAAATGAAAACAATGAGTGAATTTGTCAAATTTCATCGTGATGATGCCTATTTTATCTTTTCACTGGACGATCCTGTCCCGTTTCTCTCAATATTCGAATATTACCTCTTAAAAATGGCAGATCGGGCCCGCCTGAACGTTTCAGAGAAATAG
- a CDS encoding lipopolysaccharide biosynthesis protein — translation MERNLSFYTLFYVGSLVLMRFCGIITKIILARALTPFEYGVIILLVISLPAIFQLVTNCCLFDILGHASEGRRYFGFSLVYGTLATAAVGLVLFAFPVQICTFLNIPADMWPFFFSTLLIVLLSITLSVDIMGLLRGKKNHSFAAAISAAPGLLRLILIFFAVAVFGIYDFDILFVIFAIPPLIVLLAAFIWKAKTIFGSIQTIQIPSRKIMVFGFSVYIIGIWITLCQNLNKIVISHDLGIEYQAFFDVSLTLAAVITFFSSALYLISVPESTGTTDKSLLLNRRGGLGDIGRLLFAMSMFCVLILIFYAKELIILLFSADYAPAGDYILLIAVGYVFIYIQQFIAYVNVSFYEKSTKPFVLITIVSLLVFPIFSHGMIEAFGFMGAYLAFIIILMIYCIATMYVSQDNEPLRVLFHKFSHLIVSCVAVFLMLFIGRFSLFTGILASSLLYAGILFVTGYLDISIIRDIVTRAKKE, via the coding sequence ATGGAACGAAACCTTTCATTTTACACGCTATTTTACGTCGGGTCACTCGTCCTCATGCGGTTTTGCGGAATCATAACAAAAATTATTCTCGCCCGTGCACTCACGCCCTTCGAATATGGAGTCATCATTCTCCTGGTTATTTCCCTGCCGGCCATCTTCCAGCTGGTGACAAATTGTTGTTTGTTTGATATTCTCGGTCATGCGAGTGAAGGACGACGATACTTCGGGTTTTCCCTTGTGTACGGAACGCTTGCCACCGCAGCCGTCGGACTGGTTCTCTTTGCCTTTCCGGTTCAGATTTGCACTTTTCTCAACATACCGGCGGACATGTGGCCGTTTTTCTTTTCCACCCTGCTCATCGTGCTGCTTTCCATCACCCTGAGTGTTGATATCATGGGACTCTTGCGAGGGAAGAAAAACCATTCATTTGCCGCTGCAATCTCCGCGGCGCCGGGTCTTCTCCGGCTGATACTGATATTTTTTGCCGTTGCTGTCTTTGGAATATACGATTTTGATATCTTATTCGTAATCTTCGCCATCCCGCCGCTGATTGTACTTCTTGCAGCATTCATCTGGAAGGCGAAGACAATTTTCGGGTCCATCCAGACTATACAGATCCCTTCAAGGAAAATTATGGTGTTTGGATTTTCCGTATATATCATCGGGATATGGATCACATTATGCCAAAATCTGAATAAAATCGTCATCAGCCATGACCTGGGAATTGAATATCAGGCATTCTTTGATGTCTCCCTCACGCTGGCAGCAGTCATCACGTTCTTTTCATCGGCCCTGTACCTGATCTCGGTTCCTGAATCAACAGGTACTACGGATAAATCCCTTCTGCTGAACCGCCGGGGGGGCCTCGGGGATATTGGGAGGCTCCTTTTTGCCATGTCCATGTTCTGCGTGCTGATTCTCATATTCTATGCAAAAGAATTGATCATTCTCCTCTTCTCTGCCGATTATGCTCCTGCAGGTGATTACATCCTCCTCATCGCAGTCGGGTACGTCTTCATCTATATTCAGCAGTTTATTGCCTATGTGAACGTTTCATTTTACGAAAAATCGACGAAACCCTTCGTTCTCATCACCATCGTCAGTCTGCTGGTGTTCCCGATTTTCAGCCACGGAATGATTGAAGCGTTTGGATTTATGGGAGCATACCTCGCATTTATCATCATTCTCATGATCTATTGTATCGCCACAATGTACGTATCACAGGACAACGAACCCCTCCGCGTACTCTTCCACAAATTTTCGCACCTTATCGTTTCATGTGTCGCCGTCTTTCTCATGCTTTTCATCGGAAGATTCTCTCTGTTCACGGGCATTCTCGCATCTTCGCTCCTCTATGCCGGAATTCTTTTTGTGACGGGCTATCTGGATATATCCATCATCCGGGACATTGTCACAAGAGCCAAAAAGGAGTGA
- a CDS encoding lipid II:glycine glycyltransferase FemX, whose protein sequence is MVEKMGFSIRIADSHAQKEWDDYIESSPQGTIFHTWNWLKIMEKHTNSTLYPLQIFKGSTHIANYPIFFKKKGCLKVALSPPYTTEVLYLGPVLSAYESYKLSKIEENLIGIQSAIDKFLFSDLRCNFVNLRTAPGLIDSRPFRWAGYDIEPYYTYRIDLSEDIEKIWYGMHKTLRKKIKSERKNGIVIEQGDEDDLWLIHSETRRRFSEQGKIREDISAYLDEIYQTYHDQFLDILVAKYQGETVSGVIRLNYNGVTCQWIGLAKTEVKGISPNDLLGWESIKIAKERGMRWYEIMDGGDNPRLRQFKSKFNPELSIWYSAEKYSHPLYRMARTLSRKTGYHVKI, encoded by the coding sequence GTGGTTGAAAAGATGGGGTTTTCCATACGCATTGCGGATAGTCATGCCCAAAAAGAGTGGGACGATTATATTGAGTCGTCCCCTCAGGGTACCATTTTCCATACCTGGAACTGGTTGAAGATCATGGAAAAGCATACCAATAGTACGCTCTACCCCCTCCAGATTTTTAAGGGTTCGACACATATCGCCAATTATCCGATTTTTTTTAAAAAGAAAGGTTGTTTGAAGGTTGCACTTTCACCTCCTTATACGACTGAAGTGTTGTATCTTGGCCCTGTGCTTTCGGCATACGAATCATATAAGCTATCAAAAATTGAAGAAAATCTCATAGGGATTCAGTCCGCTATAGACAAGTTCCTCTTTTCCGACCTCAGGTGCAATTTTGTTAATTTGCGTACGGCACCGGGTCTGATTGATTCGCGGCCTTTCCGCTGGGCAGGGTATGATATTGAACCTTATTACACCTACCGTATTGACCTGAGTGAAGATATTGAAAAGATATGGTATGGGATGCATAAGACATTGCGAAAAAAAATAAAATCTGAACGGAAAAATGGCATCGTCATTGAACAGGGAGATGAAGATGACCTTTGGCTCATACATTCAGAAACCCGGAGAAGATTCAGTGAACAGGGGAAAATACGAGAGGATATCTCTGCATATTTGGATGAAATCTATCAGACATATCATGATCAATTTCTGGATATTTTGGTCGCGAAGTACCAAGGAGAAACTGTGAGTGGCGTCATTCGGCTGAACTATAATGGTGTCACATGCCAATGGATTGGACTTGCCAAAACGGAAGTGAAAGGAATCTCGCCAAACGATTTGCTCGGTTGGGAAAGTATAAAAATTGCGAAGGAAAGGGGGATGAGATGGTACGAGATTATGGACGGAGGCGACAACCCGAGATTACGGCAATTCAAATCGAAATTCAATCCCGAACTGTCGATCTGGTATTCCGCAGAGAAGTATTCCCATCCGCTGTACAGGATGGCAAGAACACTCTCCCGAAAGACAGGATATCATGTAAAGATTTGA
- a CDS encoding exosortase/archaeosortase family protein → MEDKLVCAITPQKAAKIWVTLTIAALALFFLFTSLTYSKIDAISIWVLTCISMIYFSKKEQMILGKKGQILVIFAGIGIVAFSFLNIPLGLGNPPYSIAEFSLLISGISVFVFGLLAFRTLIVPLLFPILAVLGFEFYELFIRHEDYLIAPLIPPTITLTTGIIRVMGIDAEVHGNIISFLSISGEPVRLAVVSDCTGIWSLGTFTVASIIVLSTFPEAISKKGCLLILIGYIGTYASNIGRIAIISLSGYIYGPGGVIEQVHIHTGWILFTIWMVVFWYYFFTRHLGFSFSTKKKPAG, encoded by the coding sequence ATGGAGGATAAACTGGTCTGTGCCATCACTCCGCAAAAGGCTGCGAAGATCTGGGTGACTCTCACGATAGCTGCGCTTGCCCTGTTTTTTCTGTTTACGTCCCTTACCTACTCCAAGATTGATGCCATCAGTATCTGGGTGCTGACCTGTATCTCCATGATCTATTTTTCAAAAAAGGAACAGATGATTCTGGGGAAAAAGGGACAGATACTTGTCATTTTTGCGGGAATCGGGATAGTCGCATTCAGTTTTCTCAACATTCCCCTTGGCCTCGGCAACCCCCCCTACTCAATCGCCGAATTCTCTCTGCTGATATCAGGAATCAGTGTTTTCGTATTTGGACTTCTGGCATTCCGGACACTGATAGTTCCGTTGCTGTTTCCCATACTGGCGGTTCTTGGATTCGAATTCTACGAACTCTTTATTCGCCACGAGGACTACCTCATTGCCCCCCTCATCCCTCCGACAATCACGCTTACAACGGGCATCATCCGTGTCATGGGGATCGATGCCGAAGTTCATGGCAACATCATATCATTCCTGTCCATTTCAGGCGAACCGGTACGGCTGGCAGTCGTATCGGACTGTACCGGTATCTGGTCACTCGGGACATTCACCGTTGCATCCATAATCGTCCTGTCAACGTTTCCGGAGGCCATATCAAAAAAGGGGTGCCTTCTGATTCTCATAGGCTATATCGGGACATATGCATCCAATATTGGAAGGATTGCCATCATTTCACTGAGTGGGTATATCTACGGTCCGGGAGGGGTGATCGAACAGGTCCACATTCATACGGGCTGGATACTGTTTACCATCTGGATGGTGGTATTCTGGTATTATTTTTTCACCAGGCATCTGGGATTTTCCTTTTCAACAAAGAAGAAACCTGCCGGATAG
- a CDS encoding GNAT family N-acetyltransferase, protein MKVQLYRADAGDAAEWNRIADESPQGTIFHSWHWLNIAASYSGCALHPLIGYVKNDPVGLFPLFARKQFGVNFVFSPPPHTALLYLGPTLLSDALPLQSRREKVNSSFLDEVNGYISMELKAQYTQLFLPPKFSDPRPFTWSGYTVRPEYNYVSDLSPGAESLYESLPKKKKQDIQRARKRGITVEMGGKAELNAIYDLMVERYREQGRLVHVPREYLFEIFQTFPENLKIFVTYFEGDIVTGLIDIHDRNSLLSWIGNPKPMISISPSPNDLLQWEEIQYCCAEGITSYVTMGAAGNERLHTYYSSKFNPHLDVRFSAKKCSRFIKGLEYAYVHACKPARSFLNKS, encoded by the coding sequence ATGAAGGTTCAATTGTACAGGGCGGATGCCGGTGATGCCGCCGAATGGAACAGGATTGCCGATGAATCTCCTCAGGGAACAATTTTTCATTCGTGGCATTGGCTGAATATTGCAGCCAGCTACAGTGGATGTGCCCTGCACCCTCTCATCGGCTATGTGAAGAATGACCCGGTGGGACTGTTCCCTCTTTTTGCACGGAAACAGTTCGGCGTGAACTTCGTCTTTTCTCCTCCACCCCACACCGCCCTCCTGTACCTGGGACCCACTCTTCTCTCCGATGCATTACCACTCCAGAGCAGGAGAGAGAAGGTAAATTCTTCGTTTCTGGACGAAGTGAACGGGTATATCAGCATGGAACTGAAAGCACAGTACACCCAGTTGTTTCTCCCGCCAAAATTTTCGGATCCCCGCCCCTTCACCTGGTCCGGCTACACGGTGAGGCCTGAATATAATTACGTGAGTGATTTGAGCCCCGGTGCGGAATCGCTCTACGAAAGCCTTCCGAAAAAGAAGAAGCAGGATATCCAGCGGGCCCGGAAGCGGGGAATCACGGTTGAAATGGGAGGGAAGGCAGAACTGAATGCAATATATGACCTGATGGTCGAACGATACCGGGAACAGGGCCGTTTGGTACATGTTCCGAGGGAGTATTTATTCGAAATATTTCAGACGTTTCCTGAAAACCTTAAGATATTCGTCACGTATTTCGAAGGGGATATTGTCACCGGTCTCATCGACATCCATGACAGAAATTCCCTGTTGAGCTGGATAGGCAATCCCAAACCCATGATCTCCATCTCTCCCTCTCCCAATGATCTTCTCCAGTGGGAGGAGATCCAGTATTGCTGTGCAGAGGGAATCACCTCCTATGTTACGATGGGTGCGGCCGGCAATGAGCGGCTCCATACCTACTATTCCTCGAAGTTCAATCCGCATCTGGACGTACGGTTTTCCGCAAAAAAATGCTCCCGATTTATTAAAGGTCTTGAATACGCATATGTCCATGCCTGCAAACCGGCACGATCATTTCTGAACAAGTCCTGA
- a CDS encoding acyltransferase: MRTISNVYKRIRYSLLVKGFLHVLAMNIPNDRIRNTLYRWRGTKIGTNVGIGHGVFIEESRPNLIEIGDGVNIGPRAVIVAHDSSYHCINPDIPILFGRVQIRKNGYIGAKAIILPGVTIGEGAIVAAGAVVTKDVAPGVIVAGVPAKVLTTVEEALEQLGDPDTLRQEMQELIAGTPPPEKGG, encoded by the coding sequence TTGAGAACAATATCCAACGTATACAAACGGATTCGGTACAGTCTTCTTGTGAAAGGATTTCTTCATGTCCTTGCCATGAATATCCCGAATGACCGGATACGCAATACCCTCTACCGATGGCGCGGGACAAAAATCGGCACCAACGTGGGGATCGGACATGGGGTCTTCATTGAGGAATCACGCCCCAACCTGATAGAGATCGGGGATGGAGTGAATATCGGTCCGCGGGCAGTGATTGTGGCACATGATTCGAGTTATCACTGCATCAATCCTGACATTCCGATACTCTTTGGCCGGGTGCAAATCAGGAAGAACGGATATATCGGGGCGAAAGCCATCATCCTTCCCGGTGTCACCATTGGCGAAGGTGCAATTGTCGCGGCAGGAGCCGTTGTCACGAAGGATGTTGCGCCGGGGGTGATTGTGGCAGGCGTTCCGGCAAAGGTTCTGACAACCGTTGAAGAGGCGCTCGAACAGCTGGGCGACCCCGATACATTACGTCAGGAAATGCAGGAGCTCATCGCCGGTACCCCCCCTCCGGAGAAAGGTGGATGA